The following proteins are encoded in a genomic region of Sorangiineae bacterium MSr12523:
- a CDS encoding NADH-quinone oxidoreductase subunit D, whose amino-acid sequence MEPIDLELEEGELELPAEPMHLNMGPSHPAMHGTVRIVLELSGETIVKADVQIGYLHRGFEKMCERGTWAQVFPYVDRLNYVSPMLNNVGYALAVEKMCGIQVPDRCQWYRMALGELARISDHLTCTGAMAMELGAFTPFLWFVKAREMVWDIMEEETGARLTHSFGRIGGMAAPPTRDFKELCRGALKQIIGIVEEGEKMLLKNRIFIDRLENVGIISGKDAVALSWTGPCLRASGVAYDVRKAHPYLKYDEVDFDVPIGKSGDTMDRFLVRLEEIRQSKRIIEQVLERMPDDGPVNVDDPRVILPEKRDVYTTIEATIQHFKLIMEGAKVPKGECYSYTEGGNGELGFYLVSDGSGTPYRVRIRPPCFPITSGLSKLITGNMLSDIVPTFGSLNMIGGECDH is encoded by the coding sequence ATGGAGCCCATCGATCTCGAGCTGGAAGAGGGCGAGCTCGAGCTGCCCGCAGAGCCCATGCACCTGAACATGGGCCCGTCGCACCCGGCGATGCACGGCACCGTGCGCATCGTTCTCGAGCTGTCGGGGGAGACCATCGTCAAGGCCGACGTGCAGATCGGCTACTTGCATCGCGGCTTCGAAAAGATGTGCGAGCGCGGCACGTGGGCGCAGGTTTTCCCCTACGTCGACCGTCTCAATTACGTCTCGCCGATGCTCAACAACGTCGGCTACGCGCTGGCCGTCGAGAAGATGTGCGGCATCCAAGTGCCGGACCGCTGCCAGTGGTACCGCATGGCCCTCGGGGAGTTGGCGCGCATCAGCGACCACCTCACCTGCACGGGCGCCATGGCCATGGAGCTCGGTGCCTTCACGCCGTTCCTCTGGTTCGTCAAAGCCCGCGAGATGGTGTGGGACATCATGGAGGAGGAAACGGGCGCCCGCCTGACGCACTCCTTCGGGCGCATCGGCGGCATGGCTGCCCCGCCCACGCGTGACTTCAAAGAGCTGTGCCGCGGCGCACTGAAGCAGATCATCGGCATCGTCGAAGAGGGCGAGAAGATGCTGCTGAAGAACCGCATCTTCATCGACCGCCTCGAGAACGTCGGCATCATCAGCGGCAAGGACGCGGTGGCGCTTTCGTGGACGGGCCCGTGCTTGCGCGCCTCGGGCGTCGCGTACGACGTGCGCAAGGCGCACCCGTACTTGAAGTACGACGAGGTCGACTTCGACGTGCCCATCGGCAAGAGCGGCGACACGATGGACCGTTTCCTCGTGCGTCTCGAGGAGATCCGTCAGTCGAAGCGCATCATCGAGCAGGTGCTCGAGCGCATGCCCGACGACGGCCCGGTCAACGTGGACGATCCGCGCGTCATCCTTCCGGAGAAGCGCGACGTGTACACGACCATCGAGGCGACGATTCAGCACTTCAAGCTGATCATGGAAGGCGCCAAGGTTCCCAAGGGCGAGTGCTACTCGTACACCGAGGGCGGCAACGGCGAGCTCGGGTTCTACCTCGTCTCGGATGGCAGTGGCACGCCCTACCGCGTGCGCATTCGCCCGCCGTGCTTCCCCATCACGAGCGGCCTGTCGAAGCTCATCACGGGCAACATGCTCAGCGACATCGTGCCGACCTTCGGCTCGCTCAACATGATCGGCGGCGAGTGTGACCACTGA
- a CDS encoding NADH-quinone oxidoreductase subunit C codes for MSKAVLEKLKSKFGAAVLETHSDLGDDTAVVTAQSWKSVCEYLRDDATLDFDMFIDLCGVDYPTRLPRMEVVLHLYSTTRRHRVRLKTRVGDEDMDGAEVDSITGIWPGANWFEREVYDLSGVTFRGHPDLRRILMYPEFQGHPLRKDYPAQKTQPLVEYRTEADAGVPLDKQAPFRADEGMSFGRMDWLHRNDEENPTALPKGVVRAIKPSEVNGNGVEHVEPGQTLPTNPPNQKDVS; via the coding sequence ATGAGTAAGGCCGTCCTCGAGAAGTTGAAGTCGAAGTTCGGCGCCGCCGTGCTCGAAACGCACAGCGATCTGGGCGACGACACCGCGGTGGTCACCGCCCAGAGCTGGAAGAGCGTCTGTGAGTACCTGCGCGACGATGCCACGCTCGACTTCGACATGTTCATCGACTTGTGCGGTGTCGACTACCCGACCCGCCTGCCGCGCATGGAGGTGGTGCTCCACCTCTACTCGACGACGCGGCGCCACCGCGTTCGCCTGAAGACGCGCGTGGGCGACGAGGACATGGACGGCGCAGAGGTCGACAGCATCACGGGCATCTGGCCCGGCGCGAATTGGTTCGAGCGCGAAGTCTACGACTTGAGCGGCGTCACCTTCCGCGGCCACCCGGATTTGCGCCGCATCCTCATGTACCCGGAGTTTCAGGGCCACCCGCTGCGCAAGGACTACCCGGCGCAGAAGACGCAGCCCCTCGTCGAGTACCGCACCGAGGCCGACGCCGGCGTGCCGCTCGACAAACAGGCCCCGTTCCGCGCCGACGAAGGCATGTCCTTCGGCCGCATGGATTGGCTGCACCGCAACGACGAAGAGAACCCCACGGCGCTGCCGAAGGGCGTCGTTCGCGCGATCAAGCCGAGCGAAGTGAACGGCAACGGCGTGGAGCACGTCGAGCCCGGACAGACCCTTCCCACGAACCCCCCGAATCAGAAAGACGTGAGCTGA
- the ndhC gene encoding NADH-quinone oxidoreductase subunit A, giving the protein MLLIQKYAPMFLIIGVAGAVASLFFIGATLLGPKKPTPEKMLPFECGSESSGGRHIKLSVKFYLTAILFVVFDIETVFIYPWAVQFKSLGWFGLAEMFGFLIVVVVALIYVWRKGALEWEN; this is encoded by the coding sequence ATGCTCCTCATCCAAAAGTACGCACCGATGTTCCTGATCATCGGGGTCGCCGGCGCCGTCGCCTCCCTCTTCTTCATCGGGGCCACGCTCCTCGGGCCCAAGAAGCCCACCCCGGAGAAGATGCTGCCCTTCGAGTGTGGCTCGGAGAGCTCGGGCGGACGCCACATCAAACTCAGCGTCAAATTCTACCTGACCGCCATCCTCTTCGTCGTCTTCGACATCGAGACGGTGTTCATCTACCCCTGGGCGGTCCAGTTCAAGTCCCTCGGCTGGTTCGGGTTGGCCGAGATGTTCGGCTTCCTCATCGTCGTCGTCGTCGCCCTCATCTACGTCTGGCGAAAAGGCGCGCTGGAGTGGGAAAACTAG
- a CDS encoding TIGR02757 family protein — translation MKVGDEELRAALDAVRARADLAARRASDPVGVVHRYEDPLDRELVGLVAASVAFGNVKTILAKLGDLLDRVGPSPWRAADGDPAALKARLRGWKHRVFIGDDLARLLLGARAVQRAHGTLGQYFAALLQQHGDIRLALAAFCDAIRDVGKLRSRTRRGPAHLLPDPRGSSGVKRLLLYLRWMVRPADGIDLGLWPVEPSHLLMPVDTHIHKLSRNLGLTRQERLTWRATEEITASLARLDAGDPTKYDFSLCHMGMLQRCPSRRDSARCNGCGVMPVCRHWR, via the coding sequence GTGAAGGTCGGTGACGAGGAACTGCGCGCGGCGCTCGATGCGGTGCGTGCTCGGGCGGATCTGGCGGCGCGTCGGGCATCGGATCCCGTGGGCGTGGTGCACCGGTACGAGGATCCGCTCGATCGGGAGCTGGTCGGGCTCGTGGCCGCGTCGGTGGCTTTCGGCAATGTGAAGACCATCTTGGCCAAACTCGGCGATCTGCTCGACCGCGTCGGTCCGAGCCCCTGGCGCGCGGCCGATGGCGATCCCGCGGCCCTCAAGGCGAGGCTGCGCGGATGGAAGCACCGCGTCTTCATCGGCGATGACCTTGCGCGCCTTCTCCTCGGAGCCCGCGCCGTGCAGCGCGCCCACGGAACACTTGGCCAGTATTTTGCGGCTCTGCTCCAGCAACACGGGGACATTCGCCTTGCCCTGGCCGCCTTCTGCGACGCCATCCGGGACGTAGGGAAACTCCGCTCACGCACCCGCCGCGGCCCGGCGCATCTCCTTCCCGATCCGCGCGGCTCGAGCGGCGTCAAACGGCTGCTCCTTTACCTGCGCTGGATGGTTCGTCCCGCCGATGGCATCGATCTCGGCCTGTGGCCCGTCGAGCCTTCGCACCTGCTCATGCCCGTCGATACGCACATCCATAAGCTCTCGCGCAACCTCGGCCTCACCCGTCAGGAGCGACTCACCTGGCGCGCCACCGAGGAAATTACCGCGTCCCTCGCGCGCCTCGATGCCGGTGACCCGACCAAATACGACTTTTCGCTCTGCCACATGGGCATGCTCCAGCGTTGCCCCTCCCGCCGCGACAGTGCCCGCTGTAACGGGTGTGGTGTCATGCCCGTCTGTAGGCATTGGCGCTAA
- a CDS encoding TIGR04552 family protein: MTEEKQPERLKRLEEFTLADLETVRLILRGDSVIDWHRLNLRDEEEVREILLAQEFHPDEPADRTRIEWLKNEAISYLRRHFEYPIPKPVERATIEELLLLASTRGHRQTCACTILKCMHIIQHLEGRELLFLLPLSDQEIFHVVEEKVYRVIGSMLAGGFPITEFVGGRKNKDSLYTKLLSKQDTVAAQIYDKLRFRIVTRSYDDIFPVMQYLSKRLFPFNYVIPGQSINSMFPFREYCKANSHLRPMLPEMQAGKDLDYTPTDNRFTADTYKIIHFVVDMPVRLPRRLLERAPSSAWGLGPVIFVICEFQIIDRETEANNERGEASHAKYKERQKKAVMRRLQLGMREMRLPPGSAGPSSRRKR, from the coding sequence ATGACGGAGGAAAAGCAGCCGGAGCGATTGAAGCGGCTCGAGGAGTTCACACTGGCGGATCTCGAGACGGTGCGTCTGATTTTGCGCGGCGATTCGGTGATCGACTGGCACCGTCTGAATTTGCGGGACGAGGAAGAGGTCCGCGAGATCTTGCTGGCGCAAGAGTTCCATCCCGACGAGCCGGCCGACCGCACGCGCATCGAATGGCTGAAAAACGAGGCCATCAGCTATTTGCGCCGCCACTTCGAGTATCCGATTCCCAAGCCGGTCGAGCGTGCCACCATCGAGGAGCTGCTCCTGCTCGCATCGACCCGCGGCCACCGGCAGACATGCGCCTGCACGATTTTGAAGTGCATGCACATCATTCAGCACCTCGAAGGGCGCGAGCTGCTCTTTCTGCTGCCGCTCTCCGACCAGGAGATCTTCCACGTCGTCGAGGAAAAGGTTTACCGGGTCATCGGCAGCATGCTCGCGGGCGGCTTTCCGATTACCGAATTCGTGGGCGGCCGAAAGAACAAAGACTCGCTCTATACGAAGTTGCTTTCCAAGCAAGATACGGTCGCCGCGCAGATTTACGACAAATTGCGTTTTCGCATCGTCACGCGATCGTACGACGATATTTTCCCGGTGATGCAATATCTATCGAAGCGACTCTTCCCCTTCAATTATGTCATTCCGGGGCAGAGCATCAATTCGATGTTTCCATTTCGGGAATACTGCAAGGCCAATTCGCACCTTCGGCCGATGCTTCCGGAGATGCAAGCAGGCAAAGACCTCGATTACACCCCGACCGACAATCGTTTCACGGCGGACACCTACAAGATTATCCACTTCGTCGTGGACATGCCCGTCCGCCTTCCCCGCCGCCTCCTCGAACGCGCCCCCTCCAGCGCCTGGGGCCTCGGGCCGGTCATCTTCGTGATTTGCGAATTCCAAATCATCGACCGCGAGACCGAAGCGAACAACGAACGCGGCGAAGCCAGCCACGCCAAATACAAAGAGCGCCAAAAGAAAGCCGTCATGCGCCGTTTGCAATTGGGCATGCGCGAAATGCGCTTACCCCCCGGCAGCGCAGGCCCTTCGAGTCGGAGAAAACGCTAG
- a CDS encoding tRNA-binding protein: MALALDLRVGTIVRVEAFPEARKPAYKLWIDLGELGEKTSSAQITQLYTPDQLVGRQVVCAVSLPPKRIGPFTSEVLVTGVDTPNGVVLLALERPVQNGGQIF, translated from the coding sequence ATGGCCCTTGCACTCGATCTCCGTGTTGGAACCATCGTCCGCGTCGAAGCCTTTCCCGAGGCTCGAAAACCAGCGTACAAGCTCTGGATCGACCTCGGAGAACTGGGCGAAAAAACGTCCAGCGCGCAAATCACGCAGCTTTACACCCCCGACCAGCTCGTCGGCCGCCAAGTCGTCTGCGCCGTCTCCCTGCCCCCGAAGCGCATCGGCCCCTTCACCTCCGAAGTCCTCGTCACCGGCGTCGACACCCCCAACGGCGTCGTCTTGCTGGCACTCGAGCGCCCCGTGCAAAACGGCGGTCAGATCTTTTGA